Genomic window (Streptomyces sp. TG1A-60):
CCGTACATCACGCACCCCCTCGCCGTCACCACCATCCTCGCCGAGCTGGGCATGGATCCGGCCACGCTGATGGCCGGGCTGCTGCACGACACGGTCGAGGACACCGAGTACGGCCTGGACCAGCTGCGCCGGGACTTCGGCGACTCCGTCGCCCTCCTCGTCGACGGCGTGACCAAGCTCGACAAGGTCAAGTTCGGCGAGGCCGCCCAGGCCGAGACCGTACGCAAGATGGTCGTCGCCATGGCCAAGGACCCCCGCGTCCTGGTCATCAAGCTCGCCGACCGTCTGCACAACATGCGCACCATGCGCTACCTCAAGCGCGAGAAGCAGGAGAAGAAGGCGCGCGAGACCCTGGAGATCTACGCGCCGCTCGCCCACCGCCTGGGCATGAACACCATCAAGTGGGAGCTGGAGGACCTCGCCTTCGCGATCCTCTATCCCAAGATGTACGACGAGATCGTCCGCCTCGTCGCCGAGCGCGCCCCCAAGCGCGACGAGTACCTCGCCATAGTGACCGACGAGGTGCAGCAGGACCTGCGGGCCGCCCGTATCAAGGCGACCGTCACCGGCCGCCCGAAGCACTACTACAGCGTCTACCAGAAGATGATCGTCCGCGGCCGGGACTTCGCGGAGATCTACGACCTGGTCGGCATACGTGTCCTGGTGGACACCGTCCGCGACTGCTACGCGGCTCTGGGCACCGTCCACGCCCGCTGGAACCCGGTTCCGGGGCGGTTCAAGGACTACATCGCGATGCCCAAGTTCAACATGTACCAGTCGCTGCACACGACGGTCATCGGACCCAACGGCAAGCCGGTCGAACTCCAGATCCGTACGTTCGACATGCACCGCCGCGCCGAGTACGGCATCGCCGCGCACTGGAAGTACAAGCAGGAGGCCGTCGCCGGCACCTCCAAGGTGCGTACGGACGCGCCGAGGAGCACCGGCAAGGACGACCACCTCAACGACATGGCCTGGCTGCGGCAGCTGCTGGACTGGCAGAAGGAGACCGAGGACCCCGGCGAGTTCCTGGAGTCCCTGCGCTTCGACCTCTCCCGCAACGAGGTCTTCGTCTTCACCCCGAAGGGCGACGTCATAGCGCTGCCGGCCAGCGCCACCCCCGTCGACTTCGCGTACGCGGTCCACACCGAGGTCGGCCACCGCACCATAGGCGCCCGGGTCAACGGCCGACTGGTCCCCCTCGAATCCACCCTCGACAACGGCGACCTGGTGGAGGTCTTCACCTCCAAGGCCGTCGGCGCGGGCCCGTCCCGCGACTGGCTCGGCTTCGTGAAGTCGCCGCGCGCCCGCAACAAGATCCGCGCCTGGTTCTCCAAGGAGCGCCGCGACGAGGCCATCGAGCAGGGCAAGGACGCCATCGTCCGCGCGATGCGCAAGCAGAACCTGCCCATCCAGCGCATCCTCACCGGCGACTCACTCGTCACCCTCGCGCACGAGATGCGCTACCCGGACATCTCCGCGCTGTACGCCGCCATAGGCGAGGGCCACGTCTCCGCGCAGAGCGTGGTGCAGAAGCTCGTCCAGGCCCTCGGCGGCGAGGAGGCGGCCACCGACGAGATCGACGAGGCCGTACCGCCCGCCCGCAGCCGTAGCCGCAAGCGGCGCGGCAGCAACGACCCCGGCGTGGTGGTCAAGGGCGTCGAGGACGTCTGGGTCAAGCTCGCCCGCTGCTGTACGCCCGTCCCCGGCGACCCCATCATCGGCTTCGTCACCCGCGGCAGTGGCGTCTCGGTTCACCGCAACGACTGCGTCAACGTCGATTCGCTCTCCCGCGAACCCGAGCGCATCCTCGAAGTCGAGTGGGCACCCACCCAGTCCTCGGTCTTCCTGGTCGCCATACAGGTCGAGGCCCTGGACCGCAGCCGTCTGCTGTCGGACGTCACCCGCGTCCTGTCCGACCAGCATGTCAACATCCTCTCGGCGGCCGTCCAGACCTCCCGGGACCGCGTCGCCACCTCCCGCTTCACCTTCGAGATGGGCGACCCGAAACATTTGGGCCATGTTCTGAAGGCCGTACGCGGCGTGGAAGGCGTCTACGACGTGTACCGGGTGACGTCGGCGCGCAGGCCCTAGCGGACGTCGCAAGGCGGGCGGAAGAGCGTCCGAACCAGGTGAGGGGCTCCCGTACGAACCGTACGGGAGCCCCTCACTCGTGCTGCTTCGGCGTCAGCCGCCGAACTCCTGCAGACCCTTCAGCGCCTGGTCCAGCAGGGCCTGGCGGCCGTCGAGCTCCCGCTGCAGCTTGTCGGCCTTGGCGTTGTTGCCCTGGGCGCGGGCCTGGTCGATCTGGCCCTTCAGCTTGTCCACGGCGGCCTGGAGCTGACCCGTGAGACCGGCGGCACGAGCGCGGGCCTCCGGGTTGGTGCGGCGCCATTCCGTCTCCTCGGCCTCCTGGATGGCCCGCTCGACCGCGTGCATCCGGCCCTCGACCTTCGGGCGGGCGTCACGCGGCACATGGCCGATGGCCTCCCAGCGCTCGTTCAGCGAGCGGAAGGCGGCACGGGCCGCCTTCAGGTCCGTCACCGGCAGGATCTTCTCCGCCTCCCCGGCCAGCTCCTCCTTGAGCTTGAGGTTCTCGGCCTGCTCCGCGTCACGCTCGGCGAACACGGAGCTGCGGGCGGCGAAGAAGACGTCCTGGGCACCCCGGAAGCGGTTCCACAGGTCGTCCTCGTGCTCACGCTGGGCGCGGCCGGCCGCCTTCCAGTCGGCCATCAGCTCGCGGTAGCGCGCCGCCGTGGGACCCCAGTCGGTCGAGTTCGACAGCGCCTCGGCCTCCGCGACCAGCTTCTCCTTGGTCTTGCGGGCGTCCTCGCGCTGCGCGTCGAGCTGCGCGAAATGGGCCTTGCGACGCTTGGAGAACGCCGAGCGGGCGTGCGAGAAGCGGTGCCAGAGCTCGTCGTCGGACTTGCGGTCCAGCCGCGGCAGGCCCTTCCAGGTGTCCACCAGCGCCCGTAGGCGCTCACCGGCGGCCCGCCACTGGTCGGACCGGGCCAGCTCCTCCGCCTCGGTGACCAGGGCCTCCTTGGCGTGCCGCGCCTCGTCGGACTGCTTCGCCCGCTGCTGCTTGCGCTGCTCGCGGCGCTCCTCGACGGTCTCGACGAGCTTGTCCAGCCGCACCTTCAGCGCGTTCAGGTCACCGACCGCGTGGTGCGCGTCCACCTGCTCGCGAATGTGGTCGATCGCGGCCTGGGCGTCCTTCGCGGACAGGTCGGTGGTCTTCACCCGCTTCTCGAGGAGGCCGATCTCGACAACCAGGCCCTCGTACTTGCGCTCGAAGTAGGCCAGCGCCTCCTCGGGGGAGCCGGCCTGCCAGGAACCGACGACCTGCTCGCCGTCGGCCGTACGCACGTACACGGTCCCCGTCTCGTCGACGCGGCCCCACGGGTCGCTGCTCACAGCGCCTCCTCCACATGATGCCTGCGGGGGGCCTGAAGCTCCCCCGGGCATCGTCCACAGTTTCGTCACGGCCAACATAGGCGACCGGCGGGTTGCCTGTCCGCATCCCGCGCGACCGAAATTCCGCTGCCCGTGGTCAGGACTTCTTGACAGTCGCCTCGTTGATGACCACGGTCGCGTTGGGTGCCGTGTTGTACGTCTGCGGGTCCATGGCCTGGGCACCAGCGTCCGCGATCTTCTTCAGGACCTTCATGCCGTCCTCGGAGATCGTGCCGAACGGTGTGTAGTCGGGCGGAAGCTGACTGTCCTGGTAGACGAGGAAGAACTGGCTGCCGCCGGTGTCACGGCCTTCCTTCGTCTGGGCGTTGTACTGGTTGGCCATCGCCACGGTTCCGGCCGGGTACACGCCGCCCTTCAGGCTCGCGTCCTTCAGGTTCTCGTCCGGGATCGTGTACCCGGGACCGCCCATGCCGGTGCCCTGCGGGTCACCGCACTGGAGCACGTAGATGCCCTCCGTGGTGAGCCGGTGGCACTTGGTGTGGTCCAGGTAGCCCTTGTCCACCAGGAAGTTGAACGAGTTGACGGTGCGCGGGGCCTTCGCCGCGTCCATCGTTATACCGATGTCACCGCAGGTCGTCCGCAGGTCCATCGTGTACTTGGCGGTCTTGTCGATGGTGAGCGCGGGCTCCTTCTTGTAGGTGAGCTCCTTCACCTTGCCCTCGGCCGGCTTCTCGCACGGGTCCGGCGCCTTGCTGGGCGAGGCGCTCGGGGTCACCTCCGCGCTCGCGGTGTCCTTCTTGTCGTCGCCCCTGAGGACGTCGGTCGTGTAGAGCGCCACACTGCCCACCAGGATCACGCCGAGGACCGAAGCGATCACGGCGTTGCGGACATGGGCCTTGCGCCGCGCCTGGGTGCGCCGCTGCTGCTGCCGCAAGAACTTCTCCCGGGCGAGCTGACGCCGCCGCTGCTCCTGGCTGACCACGGGGTTTTCTCCTCATGCGTCTCGTACGTCGACGGGTACGCAACGTCTCGTGAGCCGACTGCTTGCGTGTGACCCGTACCGTATATGGGTTCGCTGAGGAAACGGCAGCGCCGGTAGGCTCTGATCCACAGCAACCCACCCTCGTACGACACAAGAAGGACGATCGTGCTCATTGCCGGGTTCCCCGCCGGGGCCTGGGGGACCAACTGTTATCTGGTCGCCCCCGCCGCCGGTGAGGAGTGCGTGATCATCGACCCGGGCCACCAGGCCACCCAGGGAGTCGAGGAGACGCTGAAGAAGCATCGGCTCAAGCCCGTCGCCGTCGTCCTCACCCACGGCCACCTCGACCATGTGGCCTCGGTCGTCCCGGTGTGCGGCGCGCACGACGTACCGGCGTGGATCCACCCCGAGGACCGGTACATGATGAGCGACCCCGAGAAGGCACTCGGCCGTTCCATCGGCATGCCGCTCATGGGCGAGCTGACCGTGGGGGAGCCCGGCGACGTCAGGGAGCTGACCGACGGCGCGAAGCTGGGGCTGGCAGGTCTGGAGCTGTCCGTCGCGCACGCGCCCGGCCATACCAAGGGGTCGGTGACCTTCCGGATGCCGGAGAACCCGGAGATCCCCTCCGTGTTCTTCTCCGGGGATCTGCTCTTCGCCGGCTCCATCGGACGCACCGACCTCCCCGGCGGTGACATGGCCGAGATGCTCGGCTCGCTGGCCCGCGTGTGCCTGCCGCTCGACGACTCGACCGTGGTGCTCTCCGGCCACGGCCCCCAGACGACCATCGGCCAGGAGCGCGCCACCAACCCGTATCTGCGGCAGGTGGCGGCCGGGGGCCACCAAGACCACGGCGCCCCCGGGGCTCCCCGACGAGGAATGTGACAAGACCTTCCGTGAGCACCTTTCAGGCCCCCAAGGGCACGTACGACCTGCTGCCCCCGGACAGCGCCAGGTACCTGGCCGTCCGCGAGGCCATCGCCGCGCCGCTGCGCAACTCCGGCTACGGCTACATCGAGACGCCCGGCTTCGAGAGCGTCGAGCTGTTCGCGCGCGGTGTCGGTGAGTCCACCGACATCGTGACCAAGGAGATGTACGCCTTCGAGACGAAGGGCGGCGACAGGCTGGCCCTGCGTCCCGAAGGCACGGCCTCCGTCCTCCGTGCCGCCCTGGAGGCCAACCTGCACAAGGCGGGCAACCTCCCGGTCAAGCTCTGGTACTCCGGCTCGTACTACCGCTACGAGCGCCCCCAGAAGGGCCGCTACCGGCACTTCTCCCAGGTCGGCGCCGAGGCCATCGGCGCCGAGGACCCGGCACTGGACGCCGAGTTGATCATCCTGGCGGACCAGGCGTACCGCTCGCTGGGCCTGAGCAGCTTCCGGATCCTGCTCAACAGCCTGGGCGACAAGGAGTGCCGCCCGGTGTACCGGACGGCACTCCAGGACTTCCTGCGCGGCCTGGACCTGGACGAGGACACCCTGCGCCGGGCGGAGATCAACCCGCTGCGCGTCCTGGACGACAAACGTGAGTCGGTCCAGAAGCAGCTGGGCAACGCCCCGCTGCTGCGGGACCACCTCTGCGACGCCTGCAAGGCCTATCACGAGGAGGTGCGCGAGCTGCTGACGGCGGCGGGCGTCACCTTCGAGGACGACCTCAAGCTGGTACGCGGCCTGGACTACTACACCCGTACGACCTTCGAGTTCGTCCACGACGGTCTCGGCTCCCAGTCCGCGGTGGGCGGCGGCGGTCGCTACGACGGCCTCTCCGAGATGATCGGCGGCCCCGCGCTGCCGTCCGTCGGCTGGGCCCTCGGCGTCGACCGCACGGTCCTCGCGCTGGAGGCGGAGGGCGTCGAACTCGAACTTCCCGCCACCACCAGCGTGTTCGCCGTCCCTCTCGGCGAGGAGGCCCGTCGCCTGCTCTTCGCCAAGGTCACCGAGTTGCGCAAGGTGGGCATCGCGGCCGACTTCTCGTACGGCGGGAAGGGCCTGAAGGGTGCGATGAAGAACGCCGACCGGAGCGGTGCGCGCTACACCGTCGTGGCCGGTGAGCGGGATCTCGCCGAAGGCATCGTGCAGCTCAAGGACATGGAGTCCGGCGAGCAGGCCGCCATCGGCGTGAACGAGATCGTGGCCGAACTGGAGGCCCGGCTGGGCTGAGTCGAACCGTTGTCGCACCCGTCGCCCGATCCGGGCCGCGGGGGCGACTTTTACGTCCGGTGAACGGTGTGCGCGCGAGTGTGTACGGCACAATGACCGTGCCCCCGGCGGCCCCTTCGACGCTATGGAAACGACGTGATGAGCAAGACGACAGTCAAGGACGTCTCCGCGACCGTGCGGGAGCACACCGATGCCGTCCCCCGCACGGTGGGCGGCGGTCGTGCCTTCGCGTTCATGCTGATGGTCACCGGCGCGGCCGGCCTGCTCGCCGCCTGGGTCATCACGATCGACAAGTTCAAGATCCTTGAGGCCAAGGTCGCGGGAACGACCTTCACGCCCGGCTGCAGTCTGAATCCGATCATCTCCTGCGGCAGCGTCATGGAGAGCAAGCAGGCGTCCGTCTTCGGCTTCCCCAACCCGATGCTCGGGCTCGTCGCCTACGGCATCGTCATCTGCGTCGGCATGAGCCTGCTCGCCCACGCCCGCTTCCCGCGCTGGTACTGGCTGACCTTCAACTTCGGCACACTCTTCGGCGTGGCCTTCTGCACCTGGCTGCAGTTCCAGTCCCTGTACCGGATCAGCGCGCTGTGCCTGTGGTGCTCCCTGGCCTGGGTCGCGACGATCATCATGTTCTGGTACGTGACCTCGTTCAACGTCCGCAACGACTTCCTGCCCGCTCCGGGTTGGCTGAAGCGGTTCCTCGGCGAGTTCACCTGGGTCCTGCCGGTCACGCACATCGGCATCATCGGCATGCTGATCCTGACCCGCTGGGGTGCCGACCTCTGGGCCTGACCCCGGTCGGGAACGGCAGTGTCGGACCTCTGCCGTAGGCTCCGGAGGTGTGGAGACCGATCTGTTCACCGCCGCCGCAGAAGAACGCCAGGAGAAGGACCCGGCCGCCAGCCCCCTGGCCGTACGGATGCGCCCGCGCACCCTCGACGAGGTCGTGGGCCAGCAGCATCTGCTGAAGCCCGGCTCACCCCTGCGCAGACTGGTCGGCGAGTCCGGCGGCGGCCCGGCCGGCCCCTCCTCGGTGATCCTCTGGGGCCCGCCCGGCACGGGCAAGACGACCCTGGCGTACGTCGTCTCCAAGGCCACCAACAAGCGCTTCGTGGAGCTCTCCGCCATCACCGCCGGCGTCAAGGAGGTCCGCGCGGTCATCGAGGGGGCCCGCCGGGCCACCGGCGGCTTCGGCAAGGAGACCGTCCTCTTCCTCGACGAGATCCACCGCTTCAGCAAGGCCCAGCAGGACTCCCTGCTCCCGGCCGTCGAGAACCGCTGGGTCACCCTCATCGCGGCGACCACGGAGAACCCGTACTTCTCGGTGATCTCCCCCCTGCTCTCCCGCTCCCTGCTCCTCACCCTCGAACCCCTCACCGACGACGACCTGCGCGGCCTGCTCAGGCGCGCGCTGAGCGACGAGCGCGGTCTCAAGGGCGCCGTCACCCTCCCCGAGGACACCGAGGCCCACCTCCTGCGGATCGCCGGCGGCGACGCCCGCCGCGCCCTCACCGCCCTGGAGGCCGCGGCCGGTGCCGCCCTCGACAAGAGGGAGCGGGAGATCGGCCTGACGACCCTCGAAGAGACCGTCGACCGCGCCGCCGTGAAGTATGACCGCGACGGCGACCAGCACTACGACGTGGCCAGCGCACTCATCAAGTCCATCCGCGGCTCGGACGTGGACGCCGCGCTGCACTACCTGGCCCGGATGATCGAGGCCGGCGAGGACCCCCGCTTCATCGCCCGCCGACTGATGATCTCCGCCAGCGAGGACATCGGCCTCGCCGATCCCAACGCACTGCCCACAGCCGTCGCCGCCGCCCAGGCCGTCGCGATGATCGGCTTCCCCGAGGCCGCACTCACCCTCAGTCACGCCACCATCGCCCTCGCCCTGGCCCCGAAGTCGAACTCCGCGACGACGGCCATCGGCGCAGCCATGGAGGACGTACGGAAGGGGCTGGCCGGGCCCGTGCCGCCGCACCTGCGGGACGGGCACTACAAGGGCGCGGCCAAGCTCGGGCACGCCCAGGGGTATGTGTACCCGCACGACCTGCCCGAGGGAATCGCCGCCCAGCAGTACGCCCCGGACGCGATCAACGAGCGGGAGTACTACACACCGACCAGGCACGGAGCCGAGGCCCGGTACGCCGACGCGGTGGAGTGGACCAGGAAACATCTCGGTCGGAAGCAGTCCTGAACCCCCTGTAGACTCCTCCACAGTGCTGCGTCCCGTGTCCGGCCCCGGTCGGCGCCTCAGGCGGGACATCCAGCCGGATCTTTCGATCCAGGAGCGTCGCGCACCGTCGTAGGTGTCGCGGGCCGCCCACCACCACCCGGGTTTCCGGGACCGGTCGGTGGGCCGTTCGTGTGCTGCACGTATGTGCCCAGACCAGGGGAACGGCTGCCCGGCAAGTCCCTCGCGGACCTGACGGGAATCCCCCGGCTGCGGATGCGACCTCCCGTAACCCTGAGGCAGCCGATAAGGAAAAGGAAAAGAAGTGGCGAACCAGCCCCGCCCCAAGGTCAAGAAGTCGCGTGCCCTCGGCATCGCGCTGACCCCGAAGGCCGTCAAGTACTTCGAGGCCCGTCCCTACCCGCCGGGCGAGCACGGCCGTGGCCGCAAGCAGAACTCGGACTACAAGGTCCGCCTGCTGGAGAAGCAGCGTCTGCGTGCGCAGTACGACGTGTCCGAGCGCCAGCTCGTCCGCGCCTACGAGCGTGCCTCCAAGGTCCAGGGCAAGACCGGTGAGGCCCTGATCATCGAGCTCGAGCGCCGTCTCGACGCGCTGGTCCTGCGTTCGGGCATCGCCCGCACGATCTACCAGGCCCGCCAGATGGTCGTCCACGGCCACATCGAGGTCAACGGCCACAAGGTCGACAAGCCGTCCTTCCGTGTCAAGCCGGACGACGTCGTCATGGTCCGTGAGCGCAGCCGTCAGAAGCCGCTGTTCGAGGTCGCCCGCGAGGGTGGCTTCGCCGCGGACGGTGAGACCCCGCGCTACCTGCAGGTGAACCTCAAGGCCCTGGCGTTCCGCCTGGACCGCGAGCCCAACCGCAAGGAAGTCCCGGTCATCTGCGACGAGCAGCTCGTCGTCGAGTACTACGCCCGTTGATCCGTCCTCGACGGACGTAGTCGCTCACCGCGCGTCAGCCCGTCGTCTCCCCGCCCTCAGAGGCGGGCGGGGCGGCGGGCTCTCGCCTTACTGCGGTGCGTCTTAATGCGGTACGGAGTGGCAGCCCCGGCGCGATAGGCTCGGGACACGACTTTTCGACGTTCAGGCATGTTCCAGGGAGCGGGTGGCACACAGTGTCCGGTGGAGAGGTGGCCGGGATCCTGGTGGCCGTCTTCTGGGCGATCCTGGTATCCTTCCTCGCCGTCGCGCTGGCGAGGCTGGCCCAGACGCTCAAGGCGACCACCAGACTCGTCGCGGACGTGACCGACCAGGCCGTCCCCCTCCTCTCCGACGCGTCCACCGCCGTCCGCTCCGCGCAGACCCAGATCGACCGGGTCGACGCCATCGCGTCCGACGTCCAGGAGGTCACGTCGAACGCCTCGGCGCTCTCCACGACCGTCGCGTCCACCTTCGGCGGCCCCCTCGTCAAGGTCGCTGCCTTCGGCTACGGCGTACGCCGGGCCATCGGTGGCCGCCGGGAGGGCGAGTCCGCCAAGGAGCAGCGACGTACGGTGATCGTGGGCCGTACGGTTCCGGGCGCGCGCTGGAGCAGGCGGAACACCCGAAAGAAGGACTGACCGAGCGATGTTCCGCCGTACGTTCTGGTTCACCACCGGTGTCGCCGCCGGAGTCTGGGCGACCACCAAGGTCAACCGCAAGCTCAAGCAGCTCACCCCCGAGCACCTCGCCACCCAGGCGGCGAACAAGGCCGTCGAGGCGGGGCACCGGCTCAAGGACCGGGCGGTCGGGTTCGCGCTCGACGTCCGCGACAACATGGCCCAACGCGAGGCCGAGTTGGGTGAGGCACTCGGCATCGAGGCCAACCCCGACCGGTATCCGGAGCTTCCGGCCGCGAGGCGGGCCGTCGCGATCGAGAACAGCAACACCCCGAAGTACAGCAGGAATCCGAGGTACGTCGAGAGCTCGTCGTACCCGTACAACCGGAATGAGGACCACTGATGGAGTCGGCTGAAATCCGCCGCCGCTGGTTGAGCTTCTTCGAGGAGCGCGGTCACACCGTCGTCCCTTCGGCGTCGCTCATCGCGGACGACCCGACTCTGCTCCTGGTCAATGCGGGCATGGTCCCGTTCAAGCCGTACTTCCTCGGTGAGGTCAAGCCCTCTTTCGCCCGCGCCACCAGCGTGCAGAAGTGCGTTCGTACGCCGGACATCGAAGAGGTCGGCAAGACCACCCGGCACGGCACGTTCTTCCAGATGTGCGGCAACTTCTCCTTTGGCGACTACTTCAAGGAAGGCGCCATCAAGCACGCCTGGGAGCTGCTCACCAGCCCCCAGGGCAAGGGCGGTTACGGCCTGGAGCCGGAGAAGCTCTGGATCACCGTCTACAAGGAGGACGACGAGGCCGAGCGCATCTGGCACGAACGGATCGGCGTGCCCAAGGAGCGCATCCAGCGCCTCGGCATGAGGGACAACTACTGGTCCATGGGCGTCCCCGGCCCATGCGGCCCCTGCTCCGAGATCAACTACGACCGCGGTCCCGAGTTCGGCGTCGAGGGCGGCCCGGCCGTCAACGACGAGCGGTACGTGGAGATCTGGAACCTGGTCTTCATGCAGTACGAGCGCGGCGAGGGCACCTCCAAGGAGGACTTCGAGATCCTCGGCGAGCTGCCCAGTAAGAACATCGACACGGGCCTCGGCCTGGAGCGCCTCGCCATGATCCTGCAGGGCGTGCAGAACATGTACGAGATCGACACCTCGATGGCCGTCATCAACAAGGCCACCGAACTCACCGGTGTCTCGTACGGCGACGCCAAGGACTCCGACGTCTCCCTGCGCGTGGTCACCGACCACATCCGCACCGCCGTGATGCTCATCGGCGACGGCGTGAGCCCCGGCAACGAGGGCCGGGGCTACGTCCTGCGCCGCATCATGCGCCGCGCCATCCGCAACATGCGGCTGCTCGGCGCCACCGGCCCGGTCGTCAAGGACCTCATCGACGTCGTCATCGACATGATGGGCCGGCAGTACCCCGAACTCATCACCGACCGTGAGCGCATCGAGAAGGTCGCCCTCGCCGAGGAGAACGCCTTCCTCAAGACGCTGAAGGCCGGCACGAACATCCTCGACACGGCCATCACCGAGACCAAGGCCGGCGGCGGCGGGCAGCTCCCCGGCGACAAGGCCTTCCTGCTCCACGACACCTGGGGCTTCCCGATCGACCTCACTCTGGAGATGGCCGCCGAACAGGGCCTCTCCGTGGACGAGGACGGCTTCCGACGCCTGATGAAGGAGCAGCGGGACAAGGCCAAGGCCGACGCCCGCGCCAAGAAGACCGGCCACGCCGACCTCGGTGCCTACCGCGAGATCGCCGACACCGCCGGCGAGACCGAGTTCATCGGCTACGCGGACACCGAGGGCGAGTCCACGATCGTCGGTATCCTCGTCGACGGTCTGTCCTCGCCCGCCGCCACCGAGGGCGACGAGGTCGAGGTCGTCCTCGACCGCACCCCGTTCTACGCTGAGGGCGGCGGCCAGATCGGCGACACCGGCCGGATCAAGGCCGACTCCGGTGCCGTCATCGAGGTCCGCGACTGCCAGAAGCCGGTCCCGGGCGTGTACGTCCACAAGGGCGTCGTCCAGGTCGGTGAAGTGACGGTCGGCGCCAAGGCCCACGCCTCGATCGACGGCCGCCGTCGCACGGCCATCGCCCGCGCCCACTCGGCCACGCACCTCACCCACCAGGCCCTGCGCGACGCCCTCGGCCCGACGGCCGCCCAGGCCGGCTCCGAGAACCAGCCGGGCCGCTTCCGCTTCGACTTCGGCTCCCCGTCCGCCGTTCCGACGGCCGTGATGACCGACGTCGAGCAGAAGATCAACGAAGTGCTCGCCCGCGACCTGGACGTACACGCCGAGGTCATGGGCATCGACGAGGCCAGGAAGCAGGGCGCCATCGCCGAGTTCGGCGAGAAGTACGGCGAGCGCGTCCGTGTCGTCACCATCGGCGACTTCTCCAAGGAGCTGTGCGGCGGCACGCACGTCCACACCACCGCCCAGTTGGGCCTGGTGAAGCTTCTCGGCGAGTCCTCGATCGGCTCCGGTGTGCGCCGTATCGAGGCCCTGGTCGGTGTCGACGCCTACCACTTCCTCGCCCGTGAGCACACGGTCGTCGCCCAGCTGCAGGAGCTGATCAAGGGCCGACCGGAGGAGCTTCCGGAGAAGGTTTCGGCCATGCTCGGCAAGCTGAAGGACGCCGAGAAGGAGATCGAGAAGTTCCGCGCCGAGAAGGTGCTCCAGGCCGCCGCCGGTCTCGCCGAGTCCGCCAAGGACGTACGCGGCGTTGCTCTGGTGACCGGTCAGGTCCCGGACGGCACGACCGCCGACGACCTCCGCAGGCTGGTGCTCGACGTGCGCGGACGCATCCAGGGCGGCCGGGCC
Coding sequences:
- the alaS gene encoding alanine--tRNA ligase, which gives rise to MESAEIRRRWLSFFEERGHTVVPSASLIADDPTLLLVNAGMVPFKPYFLGEVKPSFARATSVQKCVRTPDIEEVGKTTRHGTFFQMCGNFSFGDYFKEGAIKHAWELLTSPQGKGGYGLEPEKLWITVYKEDDEAERIWHERIGVPKERIQRLGMRDNYWSMGVPGPCGPCSEINYDRGPEFGVEGGPAVNDERYVEIWNLVFMQYERGEGTSKEDFEILGELPSKNIDTGLGLERLAMILQGVQNMYEIDTSMAVINKATELTGVSYGDAKDSDVSLRVVTDHIRTAVMLIGDGVSPGNEGRGYVLRRIMRRAIRNMRLLGATGPVVKDLIDVVIDMMGRQYPELITDRERIEKVALAEENAFLKTLKAGTNILDTAITETKAGGGGQLPGDKAFLLHDTWGFPIDLTLEMAAEQGLSVDEDGFRRLMKEQRDKAKADARAKKTGHADLGAYREIADTAGETEFIGYADTEGESTIVGILVDGLSSPAATEGDEVEVVLDRTPFYAEGGGQIGDTGRIKADSGAVIEVRDCQKPVPGVYVHKGVVQVGEVTVGAKAHASIDGRRRTAIARAHSATHLTHQALRDALGPTAAQAGSENQPGRFRFDFGSPSAVPTAVMTDVEQKINEVLARDLDVHAEVMGIDEARKQGAIAEFGEKYGERVRVVTIGDFSKELCGGTHVHTTAQLGLVKLLGESSIGSGVRRIEALVGVDAYHFLAREHTVVAQLQELIKGRPEELPEKVSAMLGKLKDAEKEIEKFRAEKVLQAAAGLAESAKDVRGVALVTGQVPDGTTADDLRRLVLDVRGRIQGGRAAVVALFTTVNGKPLTVIATNEAARERGLKAGDLVRTAAKTLGGGGGGKPDVAQGGGQNPSAIGEAVDAVERLVAETAK
- a CDS encoding DUF948 domain-containing protein: MSGGEVAGILVAVFWAILVSFLAVALARLAQTLKATTRLVADVTDQAVPLLSDASTAVRSAQTQIDRVDAIASDVQEVTSNASALSTTVASTFGGPLVKVAAFGYGVRRAIGGRREGESAKEQRRTVIVGRTVPGARWSRRNTRKKD
- the rpsD gene encoding 30S ribosomal protein S4, whose product is MANQPRPKVKKSRALGIALTPKAVKYFEARPYPPGEHGRGRKQNSDYKVRLLEKQRLRAQYDVSERQLVRAYERASKVQGKTGEALIIELERRLDALVLRSGIARTIYQARQMVVHGHIEVNGHKVDKPSFRVKPDDVVMVRERSRQKPLFEVAREGGFAADGETPRYLQVNLKALAFRLDREPNRKEVPVICDEQLVVEYYAR
- a CDS encoding replication-associated recombination protein A → METDLFTAAAEERQEKDPAASPLAVRMRPRTLDEVVGQQHLLKPGSPLRRLVGESGGGPAGPSSVILWGPPGTGKTTLAYVVSKATNKRFVELSAITAGVKEVRAVIEGARRATGGFGKETVLFLDEIHRFSKAQQDSLLPAVENRWVTLIAATTENPYFSVISPLLSRSLLLTLEPLTDDDLRGLLRRALSDERGLKGAVTLPEDTEAHLLRIAGGDARRALTALEAAAGAALDKREREIGLTTLEETVDRAAVKYDRDGDQHYDVASALIKSIRGSDVDAALHYLARMIEAGEDPRFIARRLMISASEDIGLADPNALPTAVAAAQAVAMIGFPEAALTLSHATIALALAPKSNSATTAIGAAMEDVRKGLAGPVPPHLRDGHYKGAAKLGHAQGYVYPHDLPEGIAAQQYAPDAINEREYYTPTRHGAEARYADAVEWTRKHLGRKQS